A single genomic interval of Pan paniscus chromosome 18, NHGRI_mPanPan1-v2.0_pri, whole genome shotgun sequence harbors:
- the LOC103784024 gene encoding LOW QUALITY PROTEIN: uncharacterized protein LOC103784024 (The sequence of the model RefSeq protein was modified relative to this genomic sequence to represent the inferred CDS: inserted 2 bases in 1 codon; substituted 1 base at 1 genomic stop codon) yields the protein MASHGLVLELLQLSGLKCELPRETEAAYMTSKGTWGQMKEDSGTALVEEDTFREEALTVYGGRHLHIQSPVASRELLAIKGIIQWSCKRGSPPACLVDGQQALPSGGGLYPNSLRQGSVAQASSGCLSWFCMGHFANPEDQFLGFQASAFLLHVLKPPXGAATPSGSSQGGPAMFSGLPVSSLPSVYPQNPSFIPPPSSCVSCSAHTGEALHSSSIFQPCHRTDGKGRAGFSAPGTXGRPPHLTPPSPVHQTG from the exons ATGGCAAGCCATGGGCTTGTCCTGGAGCTGCTtcaactcagtggcttaaaatgtGAACTGCCCAG aGAAACCGAGGCAGCCTACATGACTTCCAAGGGGACCTGGGGCCAG aTGAAAGAAGACTCAGGAACG GCCCTGGTGGAGGAAGACACTTTCAGGGAAGAGGCTCTTACAGTCTACGGTGGTCGCCATCTTCACATCCAGTCACCAGTTGCATCTAGGGAGCTGCTGGCTATAAAAGGGATCATCCAGTGGAGTTGTAAACGAGG AAGCCCACCAGCCTGCCTGGTTGATGGACAGCAGGCTCTGCCTTCTGGAGGCGGCTTATATCCTAACAGCCTGAGGCagggctctgtggcccaggccagcAGTGGCTGCCTCTCTTGGTTCTGCATGGGACATTTTGCCAACCCTGAGGACCAGTTCTTGGGGTTCCAGGCCTCGGCCTTCCTGCTCCACGTGCTCAAGCCCCC TGGGGCTGCGACACCATCTGGCTCCTCACAGGGAGGTCCAGCCATGTTCTCTGGGCTCCCAGTGAGCTCCCTCCCCTCCGTCTACCCCCAGAATCCATCCTTCATTCCTCCACCAAGCTCCTGTGTGAGCTGCAGCGCCCACACGGGGGAagccctgcactccagcagcaTCTTCCAGCCTTGCCACAGAACTGATGGCAAAGGAAGGGCTGGGTTTTCAGCTCCTGGGACCTGAGGAAGACCCCCACACCTCACTCCTCCTTCCCCAGTACATCAGACTGGTTAG